The nucleotide window AGCACCTCCTGACAATTTCAATGTACACCTTGACGTAACGTGAAGGTCAATACTGTTTTTATATTTTTTCCAAAGGCTCTGTTGAATTTCGTTGTTAATTTCCGTTCCCGGGGCTCGCTTTCCGCGGGCGGTCAGGGGCCTCCTCAGCGCTATGCGCCTGCGAGGTCTCCCTTTGACTCGCTTTTCCCGCAGGAGTCTCACCCCCTTCACTCCCATCAACAAGTGCAAATGATCAATATTAGGCTTTAACACAGCCTTTCCAAAAAGAAAAAGCTCTTTATCCACTTAGGGCAAGAACTTAAAACAGTAGCATCTTTTGGCATTAGCAACTTAATTTGGATTTCTTCATCTACTTGCAAAAAGAACATAAGTATTCCCCTCTTCTATAAAAGATACTTTTCATTATATGCATTTTTGTATATTTTGAATATATAAGTAATTATTCTAGTAGCATCAAATAGTAAAGTGTGCATGTCTATGACTGTACATAGAATATACCTTTTATAAGAACCAACTGTATAAATGCAAATGCATATGGTTTTTTAGGTAATATAAACGAGAAAGCGAGTAAAGCTACTGGTACAAATATAAAATGAGGAGCAATTGCTCCTCATTTTAATAGTTCATTCGCTTCCTTTTCATATACTTTATCAAAAGAGTGCATCACGCGTTGTGAGGCTTGTACCATCCTTTGATTTACCATAAGACTCGACATTTCCTTTGTCATATCCGTGTTGGAGTTTTCCAACATATAATTATAGATTTTCGCAGTACCTAGCGGAAGCTCGTTTATATTTGTGTCTTGTACAGTAAACATTTCAAAAGCATGCTTTTCTAATTGGTTCGCTGTTTCTCTGTCCACAGCTCTGGTTTGCAGGGTAGCAATCTCAACACCTGTTTGCGCGTTCCTAAGCTTACCTTGTGTATCGACTGTAACATCACCACCTGTTTCCATCCGAATACGATCTCCGTTTACATCAAGTACATATGCGTTACCTGAAGTTTGTAAATACCCTTCTTCATTTACGGAAAAGCTCCCATTTCTTGTTAGGTACTGCGTATCATTTTTGCCAACCACAAAAAACGTAGTTTGACCCGGTGCATCCTCTAAATAAAAGTCTGTATTACTATTTGTAACCTTCATGCTTCCGGGTACAAGATTCACGTGAACTGCGTTTGGAACAACAGAATGCTCAATTGTACCGATAAGTGTTCGGCCATTGCTATCGCTTCTGTACGTTTTCTCACTTGCATATACCTTTGACGTCATTTGATCTACTTTAAATCCCGTTGTTTGTGCATTTGCGATATTATTGGCATGTACGTTTAAATGCTGTTGATAGTTGATCATTCCCATTGACCCGATGTATAGTCCGTTCATTATAAGCCTCCTAATTATGTCAGAAAGAGCTGTCCTTGAAACTCTACATTTCGAGACAACACGCGCTCCGCTAATTGTTGCTTTGTCGGTGCACAAATGTGTTTTGTTACATCCTGCCCATCCGTAACGAAAGCGATGGGAATTGCCGAGCGAGACGATACCGTCATCCACTCACCAATCGATGCCGTTTCATCAAACTTCGTTACGATTAGACCATTCACATTTGTATGTTTAAATTTCGCAAGCAAATCCATTACATCTCTGCTTTTCATAGAAGCAGAGACAGTTAAACAGGTAAAGTCAGGCTCAATCGCTTGTATATAATCTAAGACCGTCCCCATCGCGCCGCGTTCCATATAGCTGCGCCCCACTGTATCAATTAAAATATGCTGCACATTCTTCTCTTTAAAGTACGCGCATACTTTACGAAGTGCCTCAGGACTGTCTGCCGTTTTCATTTCAAACCCCATCGCATCCGCATAATCCTGAAGCTGCGATACGGCTCCGGAGCGAAACAGATCAGTTGTGACAAAAGCAACTGTTCGCTGTTTTTTCCGCAGCTGCCAAGCTAGCTTTGCGAGCGTTGTTGTTTTGCCAACTCCCGTCGGCCCCACCAGCGCAATTGTTCCGTAAGCGGATATATCAGCAAGCTCCGCTGTTTGAAAGTACGCAGCCAACTTTTCAATGACATGTCCGTGTAGATCTGCTTCCGTTCTATCACTTTTTTCTAGTTGCTTGATTTCCGAAATTAAACTATTCACTACACGCTCTTCTACGTCATTTTCTTTTAGCGTATATTCCAGCTTATCTATTAAAAATGAATTCCCCTTCTCGTTTACGATACTCAGCTTTTTATTTAATTCTTCAATCGTTTGTTTTAATGCCACTATTTCTGCATGTTCTTTGGGACTACTCTGACTCGAAACTGTTTCTGCTTGTATTGCCGTATGACCCTCCTCTAACATCTCCAGAAACTGTTTCTTTTTCTGAGAAGGCAGCGTTTCCTGTGGTATGTTGGTGTGCGGTAAACTTTCATCACGTCGTTCCAACGCCTTCATAATGAAAGCCAATTTCTCTTTTTTTCGCTCTGCTTCACTTTTAACCCGCGGCACCAATATTGCTGGCTCTAATTTCGGCTCCGGCGCTACAAATTTTACAATCATTTCATACTCTTTGCGCCAAGGAAGAATACGATGCCGTTTTATATTCTCTTCAATCACATAATAATAATCTTCCCCACTTTGCTCAAACAGCTTCTCATACAGTTCAACCTTATTGGAAGCACGAATGATTTGAATGCGTTCAAGGCTTTGTTCCATCATGCATCCTCCTATTCAATCAATGCGATTTGTTCTACTGTTACATCCGGAGCCAATTCACTTACACAAAGTACCTTCATATCCACTTGATATCTCTCCAGCAAACGAACAAATCCGAACCGGAAATCTTTTCTTCTTGTTAACAGCACAGGATCTTTTCCGGTCAGGCGCGCTTTTTTCAGAATATGCTGTACCTGCTCCATTACTTTCATCTCTTGCTCTAAATCCCAGTTTAAGAGATAACCTTGCTGTGGATTATTCACGATTTCAGTTTCAAGTTCAATCGTATCTACTAGAAGTGCTGCATATATCTTGCCATCGTAATTTTTCGCATACTCACAAATGACTTTTGAAATATTTTCTCGTACAAAAGACGTAACACTATCAGCATGCCCTTGATACATGTCTTTACCGTCAATAATCCCCTCCATAATAGTAGGGAGCTCTCGAATAGAAATACCCTCTTTTAAAAGCTGCTTAACAACGTTTTGAATAAGCGATAAATCAATTTCTTTCTTTTTCACTTCTTCTAGCAGTACTTCATGATCGTTTTCCAGTGAATTCAATAAATCTTTCACATGCTGACGCTGAATCAATTCATGCAGGTTTTTTCTAATAATTACATCAAGGTGGGTAATCAAGATGCTAAGCGGCTCCAATACTTGATAGTTTTTCAGCTGTGCATCTTGTACCATATGCTCCATAATCCAGTAGCCATCTTCACCGAATACTGGGTCTTTAGTCGGCTCCGCATCTAAATCGGCCATTACATGCGGTGTTTTCAGTGCTAATAAATGACCAGATTTTAAGACACCTTCTGCAACTTTAGCACCCTTTATTTTAATGACATATTTGCCGCGTGGGCGAAAACTAGTGTTATCTTTAAAATTAATCCCGGGTACATTCACACCAAGATCATTAATAATGGATTTACGCATCAGAATGACTTTATCACGTGCCGTTTCTCCATTAATTTTCTGTTTAACAAGCGCTGCTAAATCGAGTCCAAGCTCTACGATAATTGGATATTTATCCGTGAATACACCAAATGAGTCTTCCAGAGACTTTCCGCCCTCACCCTCACTTTTAATCATTTCCATTTCTTCATGGAGCTTTCGTTCCGTTTCTTTTTTCATACGCTTTTTAAATTGCATGCCAAGGAAAATAACACCAGCACCAACAAGTGCAAACGGCAGAAATGGAAGTGGAGTAAACACACCCATTATCATAAACAAACCACCAAGTGCATACACCACAACATCATGTGTCATTAATTCCTTGTAAATACCGTCACCAAGCGTATCTTCAGAACCATCAAATACACGCGTTACAATAATCCCCGTTGATACCGCAAGCAATAAAGAGCCGATTTGGTGTACAATACCATCACCAATGGTTAGTTTTGTATAGTGATAGGCTGCTTCTTGAAACGTCATCCCTTGCTGTAGCATGCCAACAATGAGTCCAAATGTAACGTTAATAATTAAAATAACGATACCGAAGATAACATCACCTTTAATGAATTTTCCCGCACCATCCATAGCACCGTAAAATTCTGTTTCCATATTTAACTTTTTTCGTTTTTCCTTCGCTTCCGTATCTGTAATAATGCGTTGATTTAAGTCAGCATCAATAGACATCTGCTTCCCTGGTAAAGAATCAAGCGTAAAACGCGCCGCTACCTCTGAAGTCCTTGAAGCACCATTTGCAACGATAAACTGAAACACAATTAAAACAAGAAAGATGACAATACCGATTAATAAGTTTCCACCAATTACGAACTGACCAAATTGTTCAATAACATGCCCCGCGTTTCCATTCGTTAAAATAGCTCTTGTCGTGGAAACATTTAATGATACTTTGAAAATCCCGATTAAAAGCAACATAGTTGGAAAAGACTTTAATTCATCCCATTCTTTAATCGTAGTTGCTCGCATATACACAAGTACAGTCATTGCCAATGTAAACACAAGTACCAAATCTAGCACAAACGGCGGTAGTGGCACCAGCAAAGCAATCACGAATGAAATGGCAATAAAAATAGAAAAATAGGTTTTAGCGGCATTTCCAAACAAGGTGCCCCCTCCTTACACTTCAAGTTGTTTTGTTTGAATTAAATACCGCATCACTTCTATTACGGCAACATATAAATCTTCTGGAATCGCTTCCCCTTCTTCTACCATAAAATACAAAGAACGGGCCAGCGGTTTATTTTCTACCATTGGGAGCTTCTTTTCTTTGGCGAGCGTTCGTATATAAAGCGCCAGCTCTTCTTCTCCCTTCGCGACAACCGTCGGCGCTGAATCCATAGCCTTATCGTAGCGCAGCGCTACAGAAATGTGGGTTGGATTGTTGATTACAAACGTGGCATCTTCCATCTTTTTTGTCGCAGCGCTTTGTAAAATGGCATACATCACACTCTTTTGTCTATGCTTTACCTCCGGACTTCCTTCCGCATCCTTGTGCTCCTGCTTCACCTCTTCTTTTTTCATTTTCAAATCCTGCTCGTGCTCCCAACGTTGATAAATGAAATCCGTTACAGATAACACCAGTGTTAAAATGAGCAGCATAAGAAAAACAGTTTTTACCTCATCGAAGACGTGATGTGCGGAAAAGCCCCAGCTCATTCCAATCATCCCTACCATGTCCCCAACATTTCGCTTTAACACGATATATGCTACATACCCAAACAAACCTACATATAAAAGGGACTTCAGGGTATCCATTAAACTCTTTCGACTAAACAAACGTGTGAAATAGTTTTTTGGATTAATACGAGATGGCTTTGGCTTAATTACTTTTGTTGAAAATAAAAATCCAACCTGCATCACATAATTTGCAAATTGAAACCCATATAAGAGAACAATGACAGGCACCATAATCTTGAGTAAAAGACTTCCCATTAACAGCAAAAATGGTCCGGCACTAAAATTTGCATCAATGGAATCTAGCAACTGATTGACCGATTGACCAATTTCCATCGCAACCGCATCACTGAAAAAATATATGATGACCGCAAGCACAAGCAAAGTAAACAACGTACTAATATCCTTGCTTTTGGCTATATTTCCTTCTTCACGTGCCTTCTTTCGCTTTTGTGGGGTGGCCTTTTCTGTTTTGTTATCCTTTGCCATAAGCGCTCCCTACTTTGTTAAAAAGAAATTAAATAGATTTGTATATTCGTCGAGCAATGTGTTTGTTAGATTTTTAAATACGTAAGAAAGCATGGGGACACTTGCCCCGACCAAAAATATACCAAACGTAATTTTTACAACAAACGCGTTCATAAAAATGTTGAGCTGTGGCGTTTGTTTTCCTATTAAAATAAGTACAAAATTAACGAGAAACAAACTGCCCATAATTGGAAGTGCAATTTGCACAGCCGACGTAATGGCAAACAACAGCGTAGCCAATACACTTTTAATAAAGCTTTCTTGCAGCAGTGCTACGGCTGTTTCCGTGTATTCAAATGATTTTAAAATAGTTGCCACCAAATAATCCACACCGCCCATCGCAATGAAGATAAGCACAAAGAAAATATCAAAAATAGTAGATAAGATTGTAGATTGCGGGCTGGTGTTAATATCAAATAGTGTCGCTTGTGAAATCCCTAAATCCATATCTAAAATATGCCCGGCCATTTTGGGAATAACAAACAAAAACTCAACAATCTTGGCCAAAGCAATTCCAATGATCAATTGTGTAACTACATATGCAAGAATAGTTGGCAACGTTGTTAGCTTTGCTACATCAATTTGATCAGCCACCGAGAAGGCGAGTGCCATACCAAATGTCGTTTTGGCAATAACAGGGATGGCTCGTCCTGAAAAAATCGGCAAAAAAAATAAAAAGGAACCGATGCGGCAAAATGCCAAAAAGGCCGCAAGCCAAAGATCAACTGTCATATATTTGTCCCTACTTCACTAAAAGTGGAATTTGATTAAATAAATCGGTAATGCTCTCTGTTAACTCCGCAAACATCCAGGGTCCTAAAATAAATAAAACAATTATAATGCTTGCCATTTTCGGCAAAAATGTAAGCGTCTGTTCCTGAATTTGCATCATTGCCATAATAACTGAAATAATGACAACAACAACAGTGCTCACAATCGCAACCGGAAGCAAAATTTGAAATGCATCATAAAAAAAGTGCTGAAACACATCAATAATAGGTGTTGTATTCATGTTTGCCTCCTTACGAAACCGTCTTAAACATAATATCGACAACCTTTGTATAACCGCCTACATAAATAAACACTAAAATTTTAAACGGCAGGCTTAAAATCATCGGCGGTACCATCATCATCCCTAAATACATCAGCAATGTACTAATAATTAAATCAATAAATACAAAAGCCAAATAAATAAACATCCCTGTCAGCAAACCTTTTTGAATTTGTGTCAAAGCAAACGATGGCACCAGCGTTAATAAGGATAATTGTTCCGGTTTTTCTGGAACGACTTCGTTTCGAACCTTCAGCATCATTTTCAAATCGTGTTCATACGTATGCTTTGTCAAATAAGACTTTAGAATAGGTGTACTTTTTTCAATAACCTGTGCGGAGGTAAGTTCCTCTCTTTGCATCGGGTCCCATACTTCTGTTTTTAGCTCTGTAATCACCGGCTGCATCGTAAACAATGTTAAAAACAGTGCCAAGCCGACCAATACCTGGTTGGGTGGTAAGTTCATCACACCAAGGCCTTGTCTCGTGAGGCCCAGTACAATAATAAAATACGTAAAGTGCGTAAACATCAGAACAAGTGACGACGAAAGCGATAATAACGTCACAAGTAAAAATAGCTGTACACTTGAATTTGGTGTTAATCCTTTTGAAAAATTCAGTATTTCATTTGTATTTGCTGCGGCGGCCGAGTTTATAAACATAAAGTAGGCACTAAAAAATACGACCGGGAATTTTAAATGCTTCATGATGGTGCCTCCGTCTTTGCAAGAGACTCTTGAAGCGCTTGATTAAAACTATTTGTTTTTAGCTCAATAGAATGCGCACCGCTATTGCTTAAAATTGTAAATACTTGCTTTCCTTCAACTTCAAATAAGTAGGCGCTTATTTGATGATTCAAATGAACACCGTCCTTTACTTGAATCAAACCGTTTTGCCCTTGTTTATGGAGCTGCTGTTTTTTTGCTTTTTTTGTCATATAAAATGCACCGAATCCCAATAGACCGAGAAATAATGCAATTTGCAGCAAGGTCATAACATATGTCATATCATAAATAAGGCGACACAGAAATGCCGCAATCCTTTCCTTTATTTGCTTCGTTTCATCTCCGAAATAATGATGCCAAACTTATCATCTAAAAGTACGGCTTCACCGATGCCAACCTTTTTTTCACCTAAATATACATCCACCTTGTGACCAGATTCCTTCGTTACCGGCAGCAAATCACCCACCTTAAGCTGCCTTACGTCACCAATTGTTACATTTGCTTTACCGAGGCGGACCGAAAGCTCTACCGCAATATCTGCGACATTGCGAATCGGCTGCGGATCGGCATGTACCATGTCCTGTTGCTGTAAATCCATAAGCTCTATTTTCGCTATTTGCTGCTTCACGTGTCGGGCTTGCCAAACGCAACCCTTCCCCCCTCTCTATTTCTCGTCGTTTTTCAGATGTTCATGAAACAAAAACGCCTTACGATTTCCTTCACGACCAATAAAGCAATGAAACTTCGCCTTACCACTTACATACCCCTGTAACGGCGCGGTCACTTTTGTGCCCAGAGGAATAATATCGCCTACTTCCACCTGCTTTAGCTCACCAATCGTTGTGGTTTGTGTCCCGATTGAAATATGTACCGGCCTTGGCATCTTCTTCAGCTCTTGTTCAACCTGCTCTGTGTATGTTTCCACATTGCCGAAAATGCGGTCAATCACGTTTTCAGATGTTAATTGATCCATAATCGTCTCGACCGATAAAAACGGGATCCCAACGCGAAGCGTTGTGTCCCAAAACTCTGTTTTCATATTGATATGCAGCAGCGCCATGATATCGCTTGCCGTGGTAATTTTTAAGCCGTCCGGCACCGTATACATGGCCTTTAAACGCGGCTGAATGGATACAATACTCTCAAAGGCCTGCCTTAAATTTTCACAAATAATAGAAAACAAATTTTCCAATGTGATGAGTTCAAATGATGTTAAGGCTCGGCGCCCTTTTAAATCCGCTTTCGGATCACCGCCAAGGAAGCATTCATGAAGATATAAAATAAATGCTAAATCCATTTCAATGACAATATCTCCAAGCTCCTCATGCCCCAAATCCATCACGCAAAACAAATAATAGTCCTTCGGCATTTTCTCTACATACTCCGACAAAAACGGCACTTGCTCTGTTTCAACCGGTTCCATTTCAATCGGCAATCGAATGCGCGCCGATACACTTTGCATCGTCGCCTTGCCAAAGCTTGTCGCTACCGTCTGCAAACTCCGCAAATGTTCAACACCGAACTTCTCAGGTCTGTTAAAATCATATTCCTGATACTTCTCTTGCGCTTCTTGCTCCTCCACAAATCCCGGTAAGTCGTCACCTTCTTGTACCGCTCTCAGAAGCGCATCAATTTGTTCCTGACTTAACTTTTCACCCGCGCTCATAACAATCCTCCCGCCACATACCAATTACTCGTCTTTTAAAGACATCACTTCCACATACATCCGGCCGTTTTTTGTTAAAATCCTGCCTTTACCGATTTCTTCGTTTTCAAGCATAATACGAACAACATTTCGTTCAGAGTCCTCAAGACGATACAACGTTCCTTTTGTAATCGAAAGCAAATCATCAATGCGTTTTTTCGTTTTACCGATTTCAAAATATACGTTTAAAGGAATCTTTTCATTAATCTCCATCCCTGCGTCCCTCCTTTATGCTCTAACATCCACATTCAATATTTTTTTAATGTAGTTTTCTGTTTCACGAAACGGAGGAACACCGCCATACTTTCTCACATTGCCAGGTCCGGCATTGTACGCAGCCAAAGATAAAATCAAATCACCCTTATACTGCTTTAAATAACCGCTAATCTCCTTCACGCCCGCCTCAATATTTTGCCTTGGATCATACGGGTCCGTCACGCCATGCTCCCTTATGTTAACAGGCATTAACTGCATCAGCCCTCGCGCGCCCGCATGCGAAACAGTATTTGGCCTAAAATGCGACTCTGTTTCAATCATTTTCTGAATCAGCTTTACCGGAACACCGTACTTTTGACCCATTTCCTTAATAATATCTATATACATATTTTCATATTTAGGATTTATGGATTGGATATTATACTTATTTCCTACTTTCCAAGTATCGGGCGCAATGGAAAAACGGCGCTCGTACTCTTTCACTGACTCTGTTTCGTTCGCGTGCATCGTTTGCTTCACAGCCGGTTGTGCGACCTGTTCCGCTTGTATCGCCGTCTCCAGCTCAGCTTGAAACGCCTGCTTTTTCGCGTTACTTACAAATTGAAGAGGATTGCTCATTTTCTGCTCAAACTGCATTTTTTTATTTGTTATAAATGTTGTCACAATATTTTCAATCATAGATTCACCTATACATTCATGATGATACTATAATATTAGATTTTTTTATTACACTTTGCAATACGAATAGTAAATAGATTGTGAAGAAAATATAAAATATTGTTAAAATCATATTTTATTATATTTATTCATTAGAATTTTTCGTTGACAAAGAGATATCCGAAAACTACAATAAAGGTGTGATTAATTTTTCTAACTATTTTTACATAAACAGAAAAATTAATTATAAAAATTGTATGGGGGTACATACTCATGAAAATCAATACGAACATTAACAGCATGAAAACGCAAGAATACATGCGTCAAAACGAAGCAAAAATGAACCAAGCAATGAACCGTCTTTCTAGCGGTAAGCGTATCAACAGCGCAGCTGACGATGCAGCAGGTCTTGCAATCGCAACTCGTATGCGCGCGAAAGAAAGTGGATTAGCAGTAGCTTCTCGTAACACACAAGACGGTATTTCTATGATTCGTACAGGCGAAGCAGCGTTAAACTCTGTTTCTAATATCTTAGTGCGTATGCGCGACTTGGCAGTACAATCTGCGAATGGAACAAATGATACAAAAGACCAAGCTTCTTTAGACAGTGAATTTAAAGAATTACAAAAGCAAATTGATTATATTGCAGCAAATACTAAGTTTAATAACCAAGCTCTTTTAGACACTACAGCTGGTAAAACTGTAAAAGTACAGACTCTTGACAGCTCTGTTGCTGCAGATCAAATTGATGTTACATTCGCATCTGCTAAAGCTGCGGATTTAGGCGTAGATGCAGCTACAATTGATATTACAGATGCTACTAAATCTCAAGCTGCAATCGCCGCTATCGATTCAGCAATCGATGATGTTGCTGAGTCTCGTGCAAATTTAGGTGCTACATTGAATCGTTTAGATTTTAACGTAGAAAACTTGAACAGCCAAGCAACGAACATGGCAGCCTCTGCTTCTCAAATCCAAGACGCTGACATGGCAAAAGAAATGTCTGAAATGACAAAATACAAAATTCTTTCTGAAGCCGGTGTAAGCATGCTTTCTCAAGCAAACCAAAGCGCGCAAGCTGTAAGCAAATTGCTTCAAGGTTAATGCTTTATAAAAATACCTTTTCCCTACGGAAAAGGTATTTTTTAAATTATATATTAGGAGATTATACATATGATCATGAGCCATACTGCTGTATCAAGCTTCTCCTCTTATCAGCAAGATTCTGCTACTTCTAAAAAACAGGGTGAAATACAGCATGAAAATATGCAAGCTTTATCAATGCAACTACAGTCTGAGCGAGATATTTTACATTCTTATATAGAAGATTATAAAAGTGAATTGGAGGATGCACGACGCACAGATGCTTCGCTGTTATCTATCTCTCAGACACTGCGTTCATCACAGTATAAGACGATAACAAGTTCATCTGCTTACCCTACACGAGAGAATGATAAAGAGAAAATAAAAGTGTTACAACCGCAGGCTTCTCACACTTCTAAACAATATGAAAAAACGCATAATCTTCTACATACAATCGCAGTGACACGTTCACAATTGCAGGGAGCAGCGGCGCAATTAGAGGAAAATATTTTGTTATTAACAAGTGCCGTTACTCAAATTGACGACATGATTATTGACGTTCGTAGTGGACAAGCTGCCAAAGAAATTAGCCATTTAACAAAAGAACTTCTCCTAAATAAAAAAACTGTACACTGGCGCTCTCAATCACTTCATATACGTGCTGTTATAGCTGATTTGCTTAGCGGCAACAATACACAATAAAAAGCGTTGCCAACTGCAACGCTTTTTGTCTTACACTTCTTGTGTTACTCCATGTAATTCCGAATCTTCTTGTAACATACCAAGCTTATGCAAATCACTTTTACATGTATATACAAACTGAGATAAACCCTTGATTTGTTCAATATCACTGCTTGTTACAAAGGAATTGATGTTGGCTGTCATATGTTGAATGCCGCTTAACAGCTCTTCTTTTTCTTGTTTCAGACGTGCTGTTTCAGCTCGCAATTGTTCTAACTCCTCTTCTGTACCAGAATTTGCTCTTGTTTGATCTACAGCTAGATTAGAAAGCTCATATATACCTTCTATTAATTGATACATTTGGCGCTCACGTACTTCGTTGTGCTGGGAAATTGCTTGAAAGTTATGGATCATGCCGGACAATAGATGAACCAGATTTTTGCGCGGCTCATCATGTAATACTTCAGCGTCTCTGTGTAGCAACACATGTGAAGCTTCCAGGTTCCGTTTTGATCTTTTCTTGTATTCTTGCCCTGGCTTTCTTCCTGGTTTTTGTTTTGTTGTATTTTCAAGTGACATTTTATCATTTCTGAGTTTATAGTAGGTATTTTGCAATTGGCTTTTCGTTTTAGGAAACACTGATAACATCTCATTGCTAATTTGCTCAGAGATGATAACCACGCTAATCCCGTTCTTTTGAAAGAACTTATATACAGTAAGTAAAAGTTCCAATTCTTCTTTTAGCCAAACTGTTTCGGATTTTTCATACGCTTCTTCTCCGCCGAGTACTGCTACAGCACCGTGAAACGCGACCATTTTTTTATATAAATCTATGACTTCTTCCCCTTGTATACCATATTGCTCTGCAAATTTCGCTGCAGTTGCTTCAAACTCATTTACAGATGTGTTAGCAGATAGAGCGTCTTGCAATGTTGTTAGTATATGGATCATATCGTTACGATTCATTTTCAAATTCCGCCCCTTTGTTTTTTATAAAGAACATTTTTATATTCAATTTCGTTGATTAACTATAGTGTACTCTATTTTTGAATTATCCGTCAATACATTTTAGTAATTTCATTCTTTAAAAAGAACATAAAAATATTATTATACAAGTGCCACTAGAAAAATCGTCAATCTTTTTTTGTTTGGAGAGAAGAGTGGGCGATGTGTAGCCTCAGGCGAGGACTAAAAGAAACTCGTGTTGGATAAGACCATACGATATAAAGCACGAAGCTCTTGCGCTTTCATTTTTCTATCGCTGTCATAAACTTGTGGTACTTACATATAAGAGAAGGTAGCGTTCACTACCTTCTCTTATACTCACACATTAAAAATAAACTGATCCACCAAGCCTACTAACTTCTCAATATCAGGCTTACTTACCTGTGCATCGGCACCTACGGCTTCGCCTTTATGATGCAGTTCGTTTGTAATTAATGAAGAGAAAATGATAACTGGCAATGCACGTGCAATCGGGTGCTCTTTTACCGTTTTTGTAAGATGATGGCCGTCCATTTTTGGCATCTCAATATCGGTAATTAATAGATTTAGATGATTGTGCATACCCTCTCCTTGCTCTTTCGCAAGCTTTTCAATTTGCTCAAGCGCTTCTGCTCCATTGCTGAAGAATTGCAGCTTTTTATAGCCAGCGGTTGTTAAGGTTTGCTCTAAAATTTGTCTTAGCATATGAGAGTCTTCGGCAATATAGATAACCTTATCGCCACGGTTTAAACCGTCTTCGTT belongs to Ectobacillus sp. JY-23 and includes:
- a CDS encoding flagellar biosynthesis protein FlhB produces the protein MAKDNKTEKATPQKRKKAREEGNIAKSKDISTLFTLLVLAVIIYFFSDAVAMEIGQSVNQLLDSIDANFSAGPFLLLMGSLLLKIMVPVIVLLYGFQFANYVMQVGFLFSTKVIKPKPSRINPKNYFTRLFSRKSLMDTLKSLLYVGLFGYVAYIVLKRNVGDMVGMIGMSWGFSAHHVFDEVKTVFLMLLILTLVLSVTDFIYQRWEHEQDLKMKKEEVKQEHKDAEGSPEVKHRQKSVMYAILQSAATKKMEDATFVINNPTHISVALRYDKAMDSAPTVVAKGEEELALYIRTLAKEKKLPMVENKPLARSLYFMVEEGEAIPEDLYVAVIEVMRYLIQTKQLEV
- a CDS encoding flagellar hook-basal body complex protein; this encodes MNGLYIGSMGMINYQQHLNVHANNIANAQTTGFKVDQMTSKVYASEKTYRSDSNGRTLIGTIEHSVVPNAVHVNLVPGSMKVTNSNTDFYLEDAPGQTTFFVVGKNDTQYLTRNGSFSVNEEGYLQTSGNAYVLDVNGDRIRMETGGDVTVDTQGKLRNAQTGVEIATLQTRAVDRETANQLEKHAFEMFTVQDTNINELPLGTAKIYNYMLENSNTDMTKEMSSLMVNQRMVQASQRVMHSFDKVYEKEANELLK
- a CDS encoding flagellar biosynthetic protein FliQ, with protein sequence MNTTPIIDVFQHFFYDAFQILLPVAIVSTVVVVIISVIMAMMQIQEQTLTFLPKMASIIIVLFILGPWMFAELTESITDLFNQIPLLVK
- a CDS encoding flagellar biosynthetic protein FliR, producing MTVDLWLAAFLAFCRIGSFLFFLPIFSGRAIPVIAKTTFGMALAFSVADQIDVAKLTTLPTILAYVVTQLIIGIALAKIVEFLFVIPKMAGHILDMDLGISQATLFDINTSPQSTILSTIFDIFFVLIFIAMGGVDYLVATILKSFEYTETAVALLQESFIKSVLATLLFAITSAVQIALPIMGSLFLVNFVLILIGKQTPQLNIFMNAFVVKITFGIFLVGASVPMLSYVFKNLTNTLLDEYTNLFNFFLTK
- a CDS encoding AAA family ATPase translates to MMEQSLERIQIIRASNKVELYEKLFEQSGEDYYYVIEENIKRHRILPWRKEYEMIVKFVAPEPKLEPAILVPRVKSEAERKKEKLAFIMKALERRDESLPHTNIPQETLPSQKKKQFLEMLEEGHTAIQAETVSSQSSPKEHAEIVALKQTIEELNKKLSIVNEKGNSFLIDKLEYTLKENDVEERVVNSLISEIKQLEKSDRTEADLHGHVIEKLAAYFQTAELADISAYGTIALVGPTGVGKTTTLAKLAWQLRKKQRTVAFVTTDLFRSGAVSQLQDYADAMGFEMKTADSPEALRKVCAYFKEKNVQHILIDTVGRSYMERGAMGTVLDYIQAIEPDFTCLTVSASMKSRDVMDLLAKFKHTNVNGLIVTKFDETASIGEWMTVSSRSAIPIAFVTDGQDVTKHICAPTKQQLAERVLSRNVEFQGQLFLT
- a CDS encoding flagellar biosynthesis protein FlhA, which produces MFGNAAKTYFSIFIAISFVIALLVPLPPFVLDLVLVFTLAMTVLVYMRATTIKEWDELKSFPTMLLLIGIFKVSLNVSTTRAILTNGNAGHVIEQFGQFVIGGNLLIGIVIFLVLIVFQFIVANGASRTSEVAARFTLDSLPGKQMSIDADLNQRIITDTEAKEKRKKLNMETEFYGAMDGAGKFIKGDVIFGIVILIINVTFGLIVGMLQQGMTFQEAAYHYTKLTIGDGIVHQIGSLLLAVSTGIIVTRVFDGSEDTLGDGIYKELMTHDVVVYALGGLFMIMGVFTPLPFLPFALVGAGVIFLGMQFKKRMKKETERKLHEEMEMIKSEGEGGKSLEDSFGVFTDKYPIIVELGLDLAALVKQKINGETARDKVILMRKSIINDLGVNVPGINFKDNTSFRPRGKYVIKIKGAKVAEGVLKSGHLLALKTPHVMADLDAEPTKDPVFGEDGYWIMEHMVQDAQLKNYQVLEPLSILITHLDVIIRKNLHELIQRQHVKDLLNSLENDHEVLLEEVKKKEIDLSLIQNVVKQLLKEGISIRELPTIMEGIIDGKDMYQGHADSVTSFVRENISKVICEYAKNYDGKIYAALLVDTIELETEIVNNPQQGYLLNWDLEQEMKVMEQVQHILKKARLTGKDPVLLTRRKDFRFGFVRLLERYQVDMKVLCVSELAPDVTVEQIALIE